In Gossypium hirsutum isolate 1008001.06 chromosome D06, Gossypium_hirsutum_v2.1, whole genome shotgun sequence, one genomic interval encodes:
- the LOC107924322 gene encoding uncharacterized protein isoform X1 produces MKNENENVSHDESVLQIQHPFHEEHPLVLVAEQSNEGLKAHCDGCGELLSAPCFTCIHCNYHLHKQCAEVPLEIPNHPLHPEHLDAGLFLRQRPDPKHIVYGCALCKEKRNMFFYECHRCWFSIDIKCAQLSSSFKFSQLSKHDIHQHPLSFIESPMAIDVPKRFSCSWCHEPLTNAIYFCFECPFFILHKKCLDELPTKINHTSYHIHPIFLNRSGSDCLCNLCQKQHSGPFYGCSLCHFNINIGCALPMSIVEGKSRHQHPFTLFRRRGSFICDACGIEGNSISYICLKCYIEVHKKCTSLPRIIKFSRHDHCIFHKYFLEDLTRQDCKICFKEVRLEHGSYSCGKLGCNYVVHVNCVLEDDKLYEVIEDEKQCEELYEKSMQSSIIRVIEVNEAGEAAKIEHLSHQHCLVLAEKMEEDTDRKCDGCMLPISNIFYYCSECPFFLHKTCAELPRIKQHWFRQSNATLDFDSFTKCDFCSQLCSGFFYEIDEYWDMCLRCAKVADIIECEGHQHFLFFDFKCKEKCNGCGERCLYGAFRCGKCRFALDFGCLTLPHSALHKIDEHKLKLTYHDDKEQSYCDICEEYRDPSLWYYSCSICDTSAHPKCVLGNFPFLKDGVTASYYHNRPHYLKFFRKVEGFPECSCCGKFCQEEIFKCKESTCDYIVHCKCLHFYH; encoded by the coding sequence ATGAAGAACGAGAATGAGAATGTGAGTCACGATGAGTCGGTGCTACAGATTCAACATCCTTTTCATGAGGAACATCCCTTGGTGTTAGTGGCAGAGCAAAGCAATGAAGGTCTCAAAGCCCACTGCGATGGATGTGGGGAACTGCTTTCAGCTCCATGCTTCACTTGTATTCATTGCAATTATCACCTTCACAAGCAATGTGCAGAGGTACCCCTTGAAATTCCTAATCACCCTCTCCATCCTGAGCACTTAGATGCAGGTCTTTTTCTTCGACAAAGGCCAGATCCTAAACATATAGTATATGGTTGTGCATTATGCAAGGAAAAACGTAACATGTTTTTTTATGAATGTCATAGATGTTGGTTTTCCATTGACATCAAATGTGCTCAATTATCTTCTTCATTTAAGTTTAGCCAACTGTCCAAACATGACATCCACCAACATCCATTGAGCTTCATAGAAAGTCCCATGGCCATAGATGTACCCAAAAGATTCAGCTGCTCCTGGTGTCATGAACCTTTGACAAATgctatatatttttgttttgagtGTCCATTTTTTATCCTTCATAAGAAATGTCTTGATGAGTTACCTACTAAAATTAATCACACTTCCTATCACATACACCCTATTTTTCTTAACCGTAGTGGCAGTGATTGTTTGTGCAACCTATGCCAAAAGCAACATTCTGGACCTTTTTATGGTTGTTCTCTTTGCCATTTTAACATCAATATTGGTTGTGCTCTTCCAATGTCCATTGTTGAAGGTAAAAGCCGCCATCAACACCCATTCACATTATTTCGAAGACGAGGTTCATTCATTTGTGATGCATGTGGCATCGAGGGAAATTCTatttcttatatatgtttgaaatgttacatcgAAGTCCACAAGAAATGCACTTCACTCCCACGTATTATCAAATTTTCTCGACATGATCACTGTATTTTTCACAAATATTTTCTTGAAGATCTTACAAGGCAAGATTGCAAGATTTGTTTCAAAGAAGTGAGACTAGAGCATGGGAGTTACTCTTGTGGGAAGCTAGGGTGCAATTACGTTGTCCATGTGAATTGTGTCTTAGAGGATGATAAGTTGTACGAGGTAATTGAGGACGAAAAGCAATGTGAGGAGCTTTATGAAAAATCTATGCAGTCTTCCATCATTCGTGTTATTGAGGTGAATGAAGCTGGGGAAGCTGCAAAGATTGAACATTTGAGTCATCAACATTGCTTGGTGTTAGCAGAGAAGATGGAGGAGGACACTGATAGGAAATGTGATGGGTGCATGCTACCTATCtcaaatattttctattattgttcAGAATGCCCCTTTTTTCTCCATAAAACCTGTGCTGAATTGCCAAGAATCAAGCAACATTGGTTTCGTCAAAGCAATGCCACCCTCGATTTCGACAGCTTTACGAAATGTGACTTTTGCAGTCAACTTTGTAGTGGTTTCTTTTACGAAATTGATGAATATTGGGACATGTGCTTAAGGTGTGCTAAAGTTGCTGATATCATTGAATGTGAAGGACACCAACACTTTCTCTTTTTTGATTTCAAATGCAAGGAGAAATGTAATGGTTGTGGCGAAAGGTGTCTGTATGGTGCATTCAGATGTGGAAAGTGCAGATTTGCTTTGGATTTTGGATGCTTAACATTACCACATTCAGCTCTTCACAAAATTGATGAACACAAGCTAAAGCTTACTTATCATGATGATAAGGAGCAAAGTTATTGTGATATTTGTGAGGAATATAGAGATCCAAGCCTTTGGTATTATTCTTGTTCAATTTGTGATACTTCTGCTCATCCCAAATGTGTTCTTGGAAATTTTCCATTTCTCAAAGATGGGGTCACAGCTTCTTATTATCACAACCGTCCTCACTATCTTAAATTTTTTAGGAAGGTCGAGGGCTTCCCTGAATGCTCTTGTTGTGGAAAGTTTTGCCAAGAAGAAATTTTCAAATGTAAAGAGTCTACATGCGACTATATTGTCCATTGCAAATGTCTGCATTTCTACCATTAA
- the LOC107924322 gene encoding uncharacterized protein isoform X2, which yields MKNENENVSHDESVLQIQHPFHEEHPLVLVAEQSNEGLKAHCDGCGELLSAPCFTCIHCNYHLHKQCAEVPLEIPNHPLHPEHLDAGLFLRQRPDPKHIVYGCALCKEKRNMFFYECHRCWFSIDIKCAQLSSSFKFSQLSKHDIHQHPLSFIESPMAIDVPKRFSCSWCHEPLTNAIYFCFECPFFILHKKCLDELPTKINHTSYHIHPIFLNRSGSDCLCNLCQKQHSGPFYGCSLCHFNINIGCALPMSIVEGKSRHQHPFTLFRRRGSFICDACGIEGNSISYICLKCYIEVHKKCTSLPRIIKFSRHDHCIFHKYFLEDLTRQDCKICFKEVRLEHGSYSCGKLGCNYVVHVNCVLEDDKLYEVIEDEKQCEELYEKSMQSSIIRVIEVNEAGEAAKIEHLSHQHCLVLAEKMEEDTDRKCDGCMLPISNIFYYCSECPFFLHKTCAELPRIKQHWFRQSNATLDFDSFTKCDFCSQLCSGFFYEIDEYWDMCLRCAKVADIIECEGHQHFLFFDFKCKEKCNGCGERCLYGAFRCGKCRFALDFGCLTLPHSALHKIDEHKLKLTYHDDKEQSYCDICEEYRDPSLWKVEGFPECSCCGKFCQEEIFKCKESTCDYIVHCKCLHFYH from the exons ATGAAGAACGAGAATGAGAATGTGAGTCACGATGAGTCGGTGCTACAGATTCAACATCCTTTTCATGAGGAACATCCCTTGGTGTTAGTGGCAGAGCAAAGCAATGAAGGTCTCAAAGCCCACTGCGATGGATGTGGGGAACTGCTTTCAGCTCCATGCTTCACTTGTATTCATTGCAATTATCACCTTCACAAGCAATGTGCAGAGGTACCCCTTGAAATTCCTAATCACCCTCTCCATCCTGAGCACTTAGATGCAGGTCTTTTTCTTCGACAAAGGCCAGATCCTAAACATATAGTATATGGTTGTGCATTATGCAAGGAAAAACGTAACATGTTTTTTTATGAATGTCATAGATGTTGGTTTTCCATTGACATCAAATGTGCTCAATTATCTTCTTCATTTAAGTTTAGCCAACTGTCCAAACATGACATCCACCAACATCCATTGAGCTTCATAGAAAGTCCCATGGCCATAGATGTACCCAAAAGATTCAGCTGCTCCTGGTGTCATGAACCTTTGACAAATgctatatatttttgttttgagtGTCCATTTTTTATCCTTCATAAGAAATGTCTTGATGAGTTACCTACTAAAATTAATCACACTTCCTATCACATACACCCTATTTTTCTTAACCGTAGTGGCAGTGATTGTTTGTGCAACCTATGCCAAAAGCAACATTCTGGACCTTTTTATGGTTGTTCTCTTTGCCATTTTAACATCAATATTGGTTGTGCTCTTCCAATGTCCATTGTTGAAGGTAAAAGCCGCCATCAACACCCATTCACATTATTTCGAAGACGAGGTTCATTCATTTGTGATGCATGTGGCATCGAGGGAAATTCTatttcttatatatgtttgaaatgttacatcgAAGTCCACAAGAAATGCACTTCACTCCCACGTATTATCAAATTTTCTCGACATGATCACTGTATTTTTCACAAATATTTTCTTGAAGATCTTACAAGGCAAGATTGCAAGATTTGTTTCAAAGAAGTGAGACTAGAGCATGGGAGTTACTCTTGTGGGAAGCTAGGGTGCAATTACGTTGTCCATGTGAATTGTGTCTTAGAGGATGATAAGTTGTACGAGGTAATTGAGGACGAAAAGCAATGTGAGGAGCTTTATGAAAAATCTATGCAGTCTTCCATCATTCGTGTTATTGAGGTGAATGAAGCTGGGGAAGCTGCAAAGATTGAACATTTGAGTCATCAACATTGCTTGGTGTTAGCAGAGAAGATGGAGGAGGACACTGATAGGAAATGTGATGGGTGCATGCTACCTATCtcaaatattttctattattgttcAGAATGCCCCTTTTTTCTCCATAAAACCTGTGCTGAATTGCCAAGAATCAAGCAACATTGGTTTCGTCAAAGCAATGCCACCCTCGATTTCGACAGCTTTACGAAATGTGACTTTTGCAGTCAACTTTGTAGTGGTTTCTTTTACGAAATTGATGAATATTGGGACATGTGCTTAAGGTGTGCTAAAGTTGCTGATATCATTGAATGTGAAGGACACCAACACTTTCTCTTTTTTGATTTCAAATGCAAGGAGAAATGTAATGGTTGTGGCGAAAGGTGTCTGTATGGTGCATTCAGATGTGGAAAGTGCAGATTTGCTTTGGATTTTGGATGCTTAACATTACCACATTCAGCTCTTCACAAAATTGATGAACACAAGCTAAAGCTTACTTATCATGATGATAAGGAGCAAAGTTATTGTGATATTTGTGAGGAATATAGAGATCCAAGCCTTTG GAAGGTCGAGGGCTTCCCTGAATGCTCTTGTTGTGGAAAGTTTTGCCAAGAAGAAATTTTCAAATGTAAAGAGTCTACATGCGACTATATTGTCCATTGCAAATGTCTGCATTTCTACCATTAA